Proteins from a genomic interval of Dissulfurirhabdus thermomarina:
- a CDS encoding response regulator transcription factor translates to MRILIVEDDKQTAQFISKGLRQEGFAVDLASDGEDGLHLALTEPYDAAVIDIMLPKFDGLSLIDEMRRNGSEIPVIVLSAKSSIDDRIKGLQAGGDDYLVKPFAFSELVARIHALIRRATRAGEPTTLSVGDLKIDLARRKVFRQDIEIDLQPKEFALLEYLMRNAGRVVSKTMIMEHVWDYNFDPRTTVVESRVCRLRDKVDRQFGGNLIHTIRGVGYVLEERD, encoded by the coding sequence AGACAGGAAGGCTTCGCCGTGGACCTTGCCTCCGATGGTGAAGACGGCCTTCATCTTGCTCTGACTGAGCCCTATGATGCCGCGGTGATCGATATCATGCTGCCTAAATTTGATGGTCTGTCACTAATTGATGAAATGCGTCGCAACGGCAGCGAGATTCCTGTTATTGTCCTGAGCGCCAAGAGTTCAATCGATGACAGAATCAAGGGGCTACAGGCCGGTGGTGATGATTATCTCGTGAAACCATTTGCTTTCTCAGAATTAGTCGCACGCATTCACGCGCTCATAAGGAGGGCTACCCGTGCGGGTGAGCCAACTACACTCTCCGTAGGCGATCTCAAGATAGACCTGGCAAGGCGGAAGGTGTTCAGGCAGGACATTGAAATCGACCTGCAACCAAAGGAGTTCGCGCTGCTCGAGTACCTCATGAGGAATGCCGGCCGGGTTGTTTCCAAAACCATGATCATGGAACACGTCTGGGACTACAATTTTGACCCGCGCACCACGGTGGTCGAATCCCGGGTCTGCCGCCTGCGGGACAAGGTTGACCGTCAGTTTGGAGGCAATCTCATCCACACGATACGGGGTGTCGGGTATGTTCTCGAAGAACGGGACTAA
- a CDS encoding sensor histidine kinase produces MNTAKEFKTLYIEQGVKALQAEFTREAASRGTGRVFFELISSEGKLLATSDLGEWNRPEMLSLDAAIPSQNKTFFRTISMPGHRHKIRVISMSATDGKVIRIGSTLKGDELLLERYRETFGTALAIMLVCGGLVGWLLARKAMSGVKRVTETATRIGRHDFGRRVTVTGEGEEISALVQAFNDMLERIESLLNELQQITDNVAHELRTPITRIRGIAETTLKGNNGDLDEFRAMAASVIEGSDDLIEMIGTMLEIAKTDSGVAELAVAPLDIREIVEDAVDLFAPAAEDRRIRIHLSNPPKAVMILGDRQRLQRVVANLLDNAIKYTPPGGNVTLSVVAEEAGAKVEITDTGVGIDETDIPRIFDRFYRGDKSRSTAGSGLGLSLALAIIRAHGGDITAKSTGSGSSFTVFLPNKPSSL; encoded by the coding sequence ATGAACACGGCCAAGGAGTTCAAAACGCTTTACATAGAACAAGGTGTGAAAGCGCTCCAGGCCGAATTCACGCGCGAGGCGGCATCACGAGGAACAGGACGTGTGTTTTTTGAACTGATATCATCGGAAGGAAAGCTGCTGGCCACATCCGATTTAGGTGAGTGGAATAGGCCTGAAATGCTTTCCTTGGATGCGGCTATCCCTTCCCAAAACAAGACGTTTTTTCGAACGATTTCCATGCCCGGACATCGGCACAAGATAAGAGTGATTTCCATGTCCGCCACCGATGGAAAAGTAATCAGGATCGGCAGCACCCTCAAGGGTGACGAATTGTTACTGGAGAGATACCGTGAGACCTTCGGAACGGCCCTGGCGATAATGTTGGTGTGTGGCGGCCTCGTCGGGTGGCTATTGGCCAGGAAAGCGATGTCGGGGGTCAAGCGGGTAACGGAGACAGCGACCCGGATAGGAAGGCATGATTTCGGTCGAAGGGTGACGGTGACCGGCGAAGGGGAAGAGATCAGTGCTCTTGTCCAGGCCTTCAACGACATGTTGGAGCGAATAGAGTCTCTTTTGAATGAGTTACAACAGATCACTGATAATGTTGCCCATGAGCTCCGCACCCCTATCACGCGCATCCGCGGTATCGCCGAGACAACCCTGAAAGGCAACAACGGAGACCTTGATGAGTTCCGTGCAATGGCGGCGTCGGTCATCGAGGGAAGCGATGACCTGATCGAGATGATTGGCACGATGCTGGAAATCGCCAAGACCGATTCGGGAGTCGCCGAACTTGCTGTTGCGCCATTGGATATTCGAGAAATTGTCGAAGATGCCGTGGACTTATTCGCTCCAGCGGCCGAGGATCGACGCATACGCATTCATCTGTCCAACCCGCCTAAGGCCGTTATGATACTTGGCGACCGGCAAAGGCTGCAACGCGTTGTGGCGAACCTGCTGGACAATGCCATCAAGTACACTCCTCCTGGTGGGAACGTGACCCTGTCCGTCGTCGCAGAGGAGGCTGGAGCTAAGGTGGAAATCACCGACACCGGTGTGGGCATCGATGAAACAGACATCCCCCGGATTTTTGACCGCTTCTACCGTGGCGACAAAAGTCGTTCAACAGCCGGCAGCGGACTCGGGTTGAGCCTGGCGCTTGCTATCATCCGTGCTCATGGTGGCGACATCACTGCAAAAAGTACCGGCTCGGGAAGCTCCTTCACCGTTTTCCTTCCGAACAAACCATCCTCTCTATAA